One genomic window of Peromyscus maniculatus bairdii isolate BWxNUB_F1_BW_parent chromosome 2, HU_Pman_BW_mat_3.1, whole genome shotgun sequence includes the following:
- the Kti12 gene encoding protein KTI12 homolog: MPLVVFCGLPSTGKSQRTEELRRALVSEGHTVHVVDDASVLVNPDAAVYGDSAREKTLRAALRAAVERRLSRQDVVILDSMNYIKGFRYELYCLARAARTPLCVVYCIRPFWPSRRPQVAGATDDRGPAVSVSWRSRAGEGERPPVAGAAGGQRAASPVANGAGLPAVPRELDPEEVPPPNLPAGVTPESEPSAEPASSAFPPELLESLAQRFESPDSRNRWDRPLFTVVGLEEPLPLAEIRAALFENRAPPPHQSTQSQPLASGDFLYQLDQVTSQVLTALMEAQKSAVPGDVLTLPGTTQHLQFTRPLTLAELSSLRRQFITYTKMHPNNENLPQLANMFLQYLSKSLD, translated from the coding sequence ATGCCGCTCGTGGTGTTCTGCGGGCTGCCGTCGACCGGCAAGAGCCAGCGTACGGAAGAGCTACGCCGGGCGCTGGTCAGCGAGGGCCACACGGTGCACGTGGTGGACGATGCTTCGGTGCTGGTCAATCCGGACGCGGCGGTGTACGGCGACTCCGCCCGTGAGAAGACGCTGCGCGCGGCGCTGCGGGCCGCGGTGGAGCGGCGCCTGAGCCGGCAGGACGTGGTCATCCTGGACTCCATGAACTACATCAAGGGCTTCCGCTACGAGCTGTACTGCCTCGCGCGGGCCGCGCGCACGCCGCTCTGCGTAGTTTACTGCATACGCCCGTTCTGGCCGAGCCGCAGGCCTCAGGTGGCCGGCGCCACGGATGACCGCGGCCCGGCTGTCAGTGTGAGCTGGAGGTCGCGCGCCGGGGAGGGTGAGAGACCTCCGGTGGCCGGCGCTGCCGGGGGACAGCGCGCCGCCAGCCCGGTCGCAAATGGGGCAGGCCTGCCGGCTGTCCCCCGGGAACTGGATCCAGAGGAAGTCCCGCCCCCAAATCTTCCAGCCGGAGTCACTCCGGAGTCGGAGCCATCTGCAGAGCCCGCGTCCAGTGCCTTTCCGCCCGAACTTTTGGAGTCCTTAGCGCAGCGCTTTGAGTCTCCCGACTCCCGGAACCGCTGGGATCGACCTTTGTTCACCGTGGTGGGCTTAGAAGAGCCATTGCCGCTGGCTGAGATCCGGGCTGCTCTGTTTGAGAACCGGGCCCCCCCACCCCATCAGTCGACGCAGTCCCAGCCCCTAGCCTCTGGCGACTTTCTGTACCAGTTGGACCAGGTTACGAGCCAGGTGTTGACTGCTCTGATGGAAGCACAGAAGAGCGCTGTACCCGGAGACGTGTTAACACTGCCTGGCACCACTCAACACCTCCAGTTTACCCGGCCCTTGACCTTGGCGGAACTGAGTAGCCTCCGTCGCCAGTTTATTACCTACACAAAAATGCATCCCAACAAcgagaacctgcctcaactggCCAACATGTTTCTTCAGTATCTGAGCAAAAGTTTGGACTAA